In Verrucomicrobiia bacterium, a single window of DNA contains:
- a CDS encoding rhomboid family intramembrane serine protease, whose protein sequence is MKAFWQSLPPGTRLLASLHALGFVALALLRALTGLDLGTALALDASALSGFQVWRLVTYCLVSGDPLNAFFGSLFILFLGPGVERAWSPARMIIHYLACGVASGVILAWILRHGPGGILTNAGALLGLLVPWFLLNRFQRFHLFFGSAEVSAATGALIAAACIVAPFALSCGWQLTPGIAAAAPASWLILLVQTTLHDRRTRTAAQRPRMGRLEL, encoded by the coding sequence GTGAAGGCATTCTGGCAATCCCTCCCGCCGGGCACCCGACTCCTCGCCAGCCTCCACGCCCTGGGGTTCGTCGCCCTGGCCCTGCTGCGCGCCCTCACCGGCCTGGACCTCGGCACCGCCCTGGCGCTCGATGCTTCCGCGCTGTCCGGCTTCCAGGTGTGGCGTCTCGTCACCTATTGCCTCGTGTCCGGCGACCCGCTCAACGCCTTCTTCGGCTCGCTGTTCATCCTCTTCCTCGGACCCGGCGTCGAGCGCGCCTGGTCCCCCGCCCGCATGATCATTCATTATCTGGCCTGCGGTGTGGCGTCCGGGGTGATCCTGGCCTGGATCCTTCGCCACGGCCCCGGCGGCATCCTCACGAATGCGGGCGCCCTGCTCGGACTTCTGGTCCCGTGGTTCCTCCTCAACCGGTTCCAGCGTTTCCACCTCTTCTTCGGCAGTGCCGAGGTTTCCGCGGCCACCGGAGCCCTGATCGCCGCCGCCTGCATCGTCGCGCCCTTCGCCTTGAGTTGCGGATGGCAGCTCACACCCGGAATTGCCGCCGCCGCCCCCGCGAGCTGGCTGATCCTCCTTGTCCAGACCACCCTCCACGACCGCCGCACCCGGACTGCCGCTCAACGTCCTCGCATGGGCCGGCTCGAACTCTAA
- a CDS encoding sigma-70 family RNA polymerase sigma factor translates to MEPATPGSDAFAALYRAHSQAIHYLALRYLGDPARAQDVTHDVFLKAWRHLGQFRHEAAWRTWLYRIAINHCRNLAASWAARNLVPSSDETLWNDAPDPGDSPLRILEVKELGERISRAMARLPEEYRLLLLLIADERLAYDQIAALTHQSTDAVRGKLHRARKAFAIAFAATA, encoded by the coding sequence GTGGAACCGGCCACCCCCGGCTCCGACGCTTTCGCCGCGTTGTACCGGGCTCACTCCCAAGCCATCCACTACCTGGCCCTCCGCTACCTCGGCGACCCCGCCCGCGCCCAGGACGTCACCCATGACGTCTTTCTCAAGGCGTGGCGTCACCTCGGCCAGTTTCGCCACGAAGCCGCCTGGCGCACCTGGCTCTATCGCATCGCCATCAATCATTGTCGCAATCTCGCCGCCAGTTGGGCCGCCCGGAACCTGGTTCCCTCCTCGGATGAAACCCTCTGGAACGACGCCCCCGACCCGGGGGATTCCCCGCTCCGAATCCTCGAAGTCAAGGAACTCGGCGAACGGATTTCCCGGGCCATGGCCCGTCTCCCCGAGGAGTACCGGCTCCTGCTCCTCCTCATTGCGGACGAACGCCTCGCCTACGATCAGATCGCGGCCTTGACCCACCAATCCACGGACGCGGTCCGTGGAAAGCTGCATCGGGCCCGAAAAGCCTTCGCCATCGCCTTCGCCGCCACCGCCTAG
- the phnE gene encoding phosphonate ABC transporter, permease protein PhnE produces the protein MTAPTQPPGDRSSAASPPRLTAWRVTLTLFALAVIFSWPAMQGSGRDLDHLANLRRFLSQFLPPDFSVSGVALAALLETARIAVMATFWATLIAVPLGAAAARNVAPRWLVRLTRLLLNGVRSLPSLVWALLAVAVVGANSLAGVIALTAYSLGYLGKFFSDAFESVDRGVPEALRCAGAHPIQAFQYGLWPEARPLILSHILWMIEYNIRSAAIIGYVGAGGIGLHLHAYQEFQQWDKFAAVLCWILLIVILLDFAGERLRHELTRRFASSPGNNPSAAPAPAPAAA, from the coding sequence ATGACGGCCCCCACCCAACCGCCCGGCGACCGGTCGTCCGCCGCCTCTCCACCCCGACTCACCGCCTGGCGTGTCACCCTCACGCTCTTCGCCCTCGCCGTCATTTTCTCCTGGCCGGCCATGCAGGGTTCGGGACGCGATCTCGATCACCTCGCCAACCTCCGGCGCTTCCTCTCCCAGTTCCTGCCGCCCGACTTCTCCGTCAGCGGCGTCGCCCTCGCCGCCCTGCTCGAAACCGCCCGCATCGCGGTCATGGCCACCTTCTGGGCCACCCTCATCGCCGTCCCCCTCGGTGCCGCCGCCGCCCGCAACGTCGCCCCCCGCTGGCTGGTCCGCCTGACCCGGCTCCTGCTCAACGGAGTCCGGTCCCTCCCCAGCCTGGTCTGGGCCCTCCTTGCCGTCGCCGTCGTCGGCGCCAATTCCCTCGCCGGCGTCATCGCCCTCACCGCCTACAGCCTGGGCTACCTCGGCAAGTTCTTCAGCGACGCCTTCGAGTCCGTGGACCGCGGCGTCCCCGAAGCCCTCCGCTGTGCCGGCGCCCATCCCATTCAGGCCTTCCAGTACGGACTCTGGCCCGAGGCCCGGCCCCTCATCCTCAGCCACATCCTCTGGATGATCGAATACAACATCCGCTCCGCCGCCATCATCGGGTACGTCGGCGCCGGCGGCATCGGACTCCACCTCCACGCCTACCAGGAATTCCAGCAATGGGACAAATTCGCGGCCGTCCTCTGCTGGATCCTTCTCATCGTCATCCTCCTCGACTTCGCCGGCGAACGGCTCCGCCACGAACTCACCCGCCGCTTCGCCTCCTCCCCCGGCAACAATCCCTCCGCCGCCCCCGCCCCCGCCCCCGCCGCCGCCTGA
- a CDS encoding ATP-binding cassette domain-containing protein, giving the protein MTASVVPHILVEELGCGRGGRRLFDGLSLNVPRGRFIAVLGPSGIGKSSLLACLLGLLTPCRGRITLRCRFNCEHSPRTYRHRTGMVFQDWRLTPTATVERNVLCGALGRLPWWRTLAGFPAREYARVGPLLDRLGLNHLRHACAGEISGGEQQRVALARALLQEPELILADEPVSNLDGRLADDVLGLLRQEVAVAQRTVVCVLHDRARAERAADGLLTLDPARPDGWRWEAR; this is encoded by the coding sequence ATGACCGCGTCCGTCGTCCCCCACATCCTGGTCGAGGAACTCGGCTGCGGCCGGGGCGGACGGCGCCTGTTCGACGGTCTCAGCCTGAACGTTCCCCGCGGGCGGTTCATTGCAGTCCTCGGTCCCTCGGGGATTGGCAAATCGAGCCTCCTCGCCTGCCTTCTCGGCCTGCTCACACCCTGCCGCGGGCGGATCACCCTGCGCTGCCGGTTCAACTGCGAACATTCCCCCCGCACCTACCGGCATCGCACCGGGATGGTGTTCCAGGACTGGCGCCTCACGCCCACCGCCACGGTCGAGCGCAACGTCCTCTGCGGAGCCCTCGGCCGCCTCCCCTGGTGGCGCACCCTCGCCGGTTTCCCCGCCCGGGAATACGCCCGCGTCGGCCCCCTCCTCGATCGTCTTGGCCTGAACCACCTGCGCCACGCCTGTGCCGGCGAAATCTCCGGCGGGGAGCAACAGCGCGTCGCCCTCGCCCGGGCCCTCCTGCAGGAGCCCGAACTGATCCTGGCGGACGAACCGGTCTCCAATCTCGATGGCCGCCTGGCGGATGATGTCCTCGGACTCCTCCGCCAGGAGGTCGCGGTCGCCCAGCGAACCGTGGTGTGTGTGCTGCACGACCGCGCCCGGGCCGAACGCGCCGCGGACGGGTTGCTCACCCTGGACCCCGCGCGTCCCGACGGCTGGCGCTGGGAGGCCCGATGA